A single genomic interval of Gouania willdenowi chromosome 10, fGouWil2.1, whole genome shotgun sequence harbors:
- the LOC114470866 gene encoding mitogen-activated protein kinase kinase kinase kinase 4 isoform X1 — translation MSKENTTRSLDSIDLGALRDPAGIFELVEVVGNGTYGQVYKGRHVKTGQLAAIKVMEVTEEEEEEIKLEINMLKSYSHHRNIATYYGAFIRKGPAGQDHQLWLVMEYCGAGSVTDLVKKTKGNCLKEDWIAYICREVLRGLSHLHSHHVIHRDIKGQNVLLTENAEVKLVDFGVSAQLDKTIGRRNTFIGTPYWMAPEVIACDENPEATYDYRSDLWSLGITALEMAEGAPPLCDMHPMRALFLIPRNPPPKLKSKKWSKRFLSFVDSCLIKNHLHRPLTDVLLRHAFIRDLVNERQVRIMLKDHLDRTRKKREKEGPEYEYSGSEEEDDEVPDEEGEPSSIVNVPGEWTLRREFLRLQTEDREGCREGRGGGGGQIKQQQQQRQQLAEQERYKQQLLADRHKRIQQQQEQRQKFEDQQRQHMADSAFQWAELQEIVLGEESELHDNSILLDERNRRGDRKQQEQTGRQQIVSLRPQDSTAVQKASASNQLIQHMVQHSQPQPVAQHQQPSASRRSHRTLPKDQTQLLSLQHDHRHRDRERHRQKESPVAAVQRLPANGGNTAATVSASAITASPCRSASSQRSAIDLQESNLTRLLLAAGLPDQVHSRLGSGSSSSPCTPAMQRAHLNQKNDLRSSREAPHSSSMSDMALTPLSPLSPVSLTDSVFFKSAETPPKVPERTTSKFYCRELVMGHKRAASSGSSAVVTDKSGRSVPHRVTSPNINPSGYYRLESPILSRHLQQQKASEKNPSKYTESIQALKPVQSRYHKSTEYSSSSDEVGSSDEDERNRSGLSNGQRKYFRGIPNGIVLQPHHNLSQTTRFGSNDTYLLPDLLQKTPLPSSAHNALGQQQRSQEFNQMRLHTSPGSPMHQELHAVGSPSGSSTSSSSSFLSFIDPRLISISTPPQSPTGCRGDPIRQEHHRKGSVVNVNPTNIRPQSDAPEIRKYKKKFTAEVLCAGLWGVNLLVGTENGLWLLDRSGQGKVYSLISRRRFQQMEVLEGLNVLITISGKKNKLRLYYLSWLRNKILHNDPEVEKRQGWTSVGDLEGCVHYKVVRYEKIKFLVIALKNAVEVFAWAPKPYHKFMAFKSFRSLPQKPLSVDLTVEEGQRLKVIYGSLSGFHAIDVDSGTPFDLYLPTHIQGSIRPHAIIILPNKAGTEVLVCYEDEGVYIDTYGRITKDTVLQWGEMPASVAYLQSNQVMGWGEKAIELRSANTGNLEGVFMHKKAQKLKFLCERNDKIFFASVQSGGSSQIYFMTLGQNSLFNW, via the exons gaggaggaagaagagataaAGCTGGAGATTAACATGTTGAAAAGTTATTCCCACCACAGAAACATTGCTACTTATTATGGTGCTTTTATTAGGAAGGGCCCTGCAGGACAGGACCATCAGCTCTGG TTAGTGATGGAGTACTGTGGAGCCGGCTCAGTCACAGACTTAGTGAAAAAGACTAAAGGAAACTGTTTAAAAGAAGACTGGATTGCCTACATTTGCAGAGAGGTGCTGAGG GGTCTTTCCCATCTTCACTCCCATCATGTGATCCACAGAGATATCAAGGGACAAAACGTTTTGCTTACTGAGAATGCTGAAGTCAAACTGG TTGACTTTGGAGTGTCAGCACAACTGGATAAGACGATTGGTCGCAGGAACACTTTCATCGGTACTCCCTATTGGATGGCTCCAGAAGTCATAGCATGTGACGAAAACCCTGAAGCCACATATGACTACAGG AGCGACCTGTGGTCTTTAGGCATCACAGCTTTAGAGATGGCTGAAGGAGCGCCTC CGTTGTGTGACATGCATCCAATGAGAGCATTGTTTCTCATCCCACGGAATCCTCCACCGAAGCTTAAATCAAAGAAATG gtCAAAGCGGTTCTTGTCGTTTGTGGATAGCTGTTTAATTAAGAACCATTTACATCGACCCCTAACTGATGTCTTGCTGAGACATGCCTTCATTAGAGACCTGGTTAATGAGAGACAAGTTCGGATCATGCTAAAAGATCATCTGGATAGGACACGGAAGAAGCGAGAGAAAG AAGGACCAGAGTATGAGTACAGTGGcagtgaggaagaggatgatgaAGTCCCAGATGAAGAAGGGGAACCGAG CTCCATTGTGAATGTTCCTGGTGAATGGACGTTAAGGCGGGAGTTTCTTCGCCTACAGACAGAGGATCGTGAAGGATGCAGAGAGGGTCGCGGAGGAGGTGGTGGTCAAATAAAACAGCAG cagcagcagaggcagCAGTTAGCAGAGCAGGAGCGCTACAAGCAGCAGCTGCTAGCCGACAGACACAAGAGAATCCAACAGCAACAAGAGCAACGGCAAAAGTTTGAGGAT CAACAGAGACAGCATATGGCAGACTCTGCCTTCcagtgggcggagcttcagGAGATTGTCCTTGGGGAGGAGTCTGAGCTCCATGACAACAGCATACTATTAGATGAGAGAAACAGGAGAGGTGACAGGAAACAG CAGGAGCAGACAGGCCGACAGCAGATTGTGTCATTGAGGCCTCAGGACTCCACAGCTGTGCAG AAAGCCAGTGCTTCCAACCAGCTGATTCAGCATATGGTCCAACATTCCCAGCCTCAGCCTGTGGCCCAGCATCAGCAGCCCTCAGCCAGCAGGAGGTCCCACCGCACCCTCCCCAAAGACCAAACCCAGCTCCTGTCACTGCAGCACGATCACAGACACAGGGACAGAGAGCGGCACAGGCAGAAAGAAAGCCCAGTGGCTGCTGTCCAGAGGCTGCCAGCGAATGGTGGGAATACAGCAGCTACTGTTTCTGCTTCTGCCATCACTGCCTCACCCTGCCGATCGGCCAGCAGCCAGCGCTCAGCG ATTGACCTTCAAGAATCAAACCTCACCAGGCTGCTTTTAGCTGCTGGTCTGCCTGACCAAGTGCACTCCAGGCTAGGCTCAGGAAGCAGCTCTAGTCCATGTACCCCAGCCATGCAGAGAGCTCACTTAAACCAG AAAAACGACCTTCGCTCGAGTCGTGAAGCCCCTCACAGCAGCTCCATGTCAGACATGGCATTAACCCCCCTCTCCCCATTATCTCCTGTGTCCTTGACTGACAGTGTCTTCTTTAAGTCAGCAGAGACTCCACCTAAA GTCCCAGAGCGCACTACCTCCAAGTTTTACTGTAGAGAACTGGTGATGGGGCACAAAAGGGCTGCATCAAG tggcagctcagcagTGGTGACGGATAAAAGTGGAAGGTCTGTTCCCCATAGAGTCACTTCTCCAAACATCAACCCCTCAG gCTACTACAGGCTGGAAAGTCCCATCCTCTCTCGCCATCTACAGCAACAAAAGGCATCAGAAAAAAACCCCAGCAAATACACAGag TCCATACAAGCATTGAAACCTGTGCAAAGTCGATACCACAAGTCCACTGAATACTCGTCTTCCAGTGATGAGGTGGGCAGCAGCGATGAGGATGAAAGAAACAG GTCTGGCCTTTCGAATGGACAAAGAAAGTACTTCAGAGGAATACCTAATGGGATTGTGCTGCAGCCACATCATAACCTCAGCCAG ACTACTCGGTTTGGTTCCAATGATACCTACTTGCTGCCAGACCTTCTTCAGAAAACCCCTCTCCCCAGTTCAGCCCATAATGCACTAGGACAACAGCAGCGAAGCCAAGAATTCAATCAGATGAGATTACACACAAGTCCAGGATCCCCCATGCACCAGGAATTACAT GCTGTCGGCAGTCCCTCTGGCAGCAGCACCTCCTCGTCGTCCTCCTTCTTGTCTTTCATTGATCCAAGACTGATCTCCATATCCACTCCACCTCAGAGCCCCA CGGGCTGTAGAGGTGATCCAATCAGGCAGGAGCATCACAGGAAGGGTTCTGTGGTTAACGTGAACCCGACCAATATCCGACCACAGAGCGACGCTCCAGAAATCCGCAAGTACAAGAAGAAGTTCACTGCTGAGGTTCTGTGTGCAGGACTCTGGG GCGTGAATTTGTTGGTTGGGACAGAAAATGGCCTGTGGCTGCTAGATCGAAGTGGTCAGGGAAAAGTGTATTCCCTCATCAGTCGGAGAAGGTTTCAACAGATGGAAGTTTTGGAAGGTCTCAATGTACTCATCACTATATCAG GCAAAAAGAACAAACTACGCTTGTACTACCTGTCCTGGTTAAGGAATAAAATCCTTCACAATGACCCGGAGGTTGAAAAGAGACAGGGTTGGACCTCAGTGGGTGACTTAGAGGGATGTGTTCACTATAAAGTGG tccGTTACGAAAAGATCAAGTTCCTGGTGATTGCGTTAAAGAATGCTGTGGAGGTGTTCGCCTGGGCCCCAAAGCCCTACCACAAATTCATGGCATTCAAG TCCTTTAGGTCTCTCCCTCAAAAGCCACTGTCTGTTGACCTGACTGTGGAGGAAGGTCAGAGGTTGAAGGTCATCTACGGTTCCTTGTCTGGATTCCACGCCATCGATGTGGACTCTGGGACGCCATTTGACCTCTACCTGCCTACCCAT ATCCAGGGTTCCATTCGCCCCCATGCCATCATCATTTTGCCAAACAAAGCTGGGACCGAGGTTCTAGTCTGCTATGAGGATGAAGGCGTTTACATCGACACATATGGACGCATCACCAAGGATACGGTGCTGCAGTGGGGGGAGATGCCTGCATCTGTTg CGTACCTTCAGTCCAACCAGGTGATGGGTTGGGGTGAGAAGGCCATAGAGCTGAGGTCAGCAAACACTGGGAACCTGGAAGGAGTTTTCATGCACAAAAAGGCACAGAAACTCAAGTTCCTGTGTGAGAGGAATGACAAA ataTTCTTTGCGTCTGTGCAGTCGGGTGGGAGCAGTCAGATATACTTCATGACTCTGGGCCAGAACTCCTTGTTCAACTGGTAG
- the LOC114470866 gene encoding mitogen-activated protein kinase kinase kinase kinase 4 isoform X5, producing the protein MSKENTTRSLDSIDLGALRDPAGIFELVEVVGNGTYGQVYKGRHVKTGQLAAIKVMEVTEEEEEEIKLEINMLKSYSHHRNIATYYGAFIRKGPAGQDHQLWLVMEYCGAGSVTDLVKKTKGNCLKEDWIAYICREVLRGLSHLHSHHVIHRDIKGQNVLLTENAEVKLVDFGVSAQLDKTIGRRNTFIGTPYWMAPEVIACDENPEATYDYRSDLWSLGITALEMAEGAPPLCDMHPMRALFLIPRNPPPKLKSKKWSKRFLSFVDSCLIKNHLHRPLTDVLLRHAFIRDLVNERQVRIMLKDHLDRTRKKREKEGPEYEYSGSEEEDDEVPDEEGEPSSIVNVPGEWTLRREFLRLQTEDREGCREGRGGGGGQIKQQQQRQQLAEQERYKQQLLADRHKRIQQQQEQRQKFEDQQRQHMADSAFQWAELQEIVLGEESELHDNSILLDERNRRGDRKQEQTGRQQIVSLRPQDSTAVQKASASNQLIQHMVQHSQPQPVAQHQQPSASRRSHRTLPKDQTQLLSLQHDHRHRDRERHRQKESPVAAVQRLPANGGNTAATVSASAITASPCRSASSQRSAIDLQESNLTRLLLAAGLPDQVHSRLGSGSSSSPCTPAMQRAHLNQKNDLRSSREAPHSSSMSDMALTPLSPLSPVSLTDSVFFKSAETPPKVPERTTSKFYCRELVMGHKRAASSGSSAVVTDKSGRSVPHRVTSPNINPSGYYRLESPILSRHLQQQKASEKNPSKYTESIQALKPVQSRYHKSTEYSSSSDEVGSSDEDERNRSGLSNGQRKYFRGIPNGIVLQPHHNLSQTTRFGSNDTYLLPDLLQKTPLPSSAHNALGQQQRSQEFNQMRLHTSPGSPMHQELHAVGSPSGSSTSSSSSFLSFIDPRLISISTPPQSPTGCRGDPIRQEHHRKGSVVNVNPTNIRPQSDAPEIRKYKKKFTAEVLCAGLWGVNLLVGTENGLWLLDRSGQGKVYSLISRRRFQQMEVLEGLNVLITISGKKNKLRLYYLSWLRNKILHNDPEVEKRQGWTSVGDLEGCVHYKVVRYEKIKFLVIALKNAVEVFAWAPKPYHKFMAFKSFRSLPQKPLSVDLTVEEGQRLKVIYGSLSGFHAIDVDSGTPFDLYLPTHIQGSIRPHAIIILPNKAGTEVLVCYEDEGVYIDTYGRITKDTVLQWGEMPASVAYLQSNQVMGWGEKAIELRSANTGNLEGVFMHKKAQKLKFLCERNDKIFFASVQSGGSSQIYFMTLGQNSLFNW; encoded by the exons gaggaggaagaagagataaAGCTGGAGATTAACATGTTGAAAAGTTATTCCCACCACAGAAACATTGCTACTTATTATGGTGCTTTTATTAGGAAGGGCCCTGCAGGACAGGACCATCAGCTCTGG TTAGTGATGGAGTACTGTGGAGCCGGCTCAGTCACAGACTTAGTGAAAAAGACTAAAGGAAACTGTTTAAAAGAAGACTGGATTGCCTACATTTGCAGAGAGGTGCTGAGG GGTCTTTCCCATCTTCACTCCCATCATGTGATCCACAGAGATATCAAGGGACAAAACGTTTTGCTTACTGAGAATGCTGAAGTCAAACTGG TTGACTTTGGAGTGTCAGCACAACTGGATAAGACGATTGGTCGCAGGAACACTTTCATCGGTACTCCCTATTGGATGGCTCCAGAAGTCATAGCATGTGACGAAAACCCTGAAGCCACATATGACTACAGG AGCGACCTGTGGTCTTTAGGCATCACAGCTTTAGAGATGGCTGAAGGAGCGCCTC CGTTGTGTGACATGCATCCAATGAGAGCATTGTTTCTCATCCCACGGAATCCTCCACCGAAGCTTAAATCAAAGAAATG gtCAAAGCGGTTCTTGTCGTTTGTGGATAGCTGTTTAATTAAGAACCATTTACATCGACCCCTAACTGATGTCTTGCTGAGACATGCCTTCATTAGAGACCTGGTTAATGAGAGACAAGTTCGGATCATGCTAAAAGATCATCTGGATAGGACACGGAAGAAGCGAGAGAAAG AAGGACCAGAGTATGAGTACAGTGGcagtgaggaagaggatgatgaAGTCCCAGATGAAGAAGGGGAACCGAG CTCCATTGTGAATGTTCCTGGTGAATGGACGTTAAGGCGGGAGTTTCTTCGCCTACAGACAGAGGATCGTGAAGGATGCAGAGAGGGTCGCGGAGGAGGTGGTGGTCAAATAAAACAGCAG cagcagaggcagCAGTTAGCAGAGCAGGAGCGCTACAAGCAGCAGCTGCTAGCCGACAGACACAAGAGAATCCAACAGCAACAAGAGCAACGGCAAAAGTTTGAGGAT CAACAGAGACAGCATATGGCAGACTCTGCCTTCcagtgggcggagcttcagGAGATTGTCCTTGGGGAGGAGTCTGAGCTCCATGACAACAGCATACTATTAGATGAGAGAAACAGGAGAGGTGACAGGAAACAG GAGCAGACAGGCCGACAGCAGATTGTGTCATTGAGGCCTCAGGACTCCACAGCTGTGCAG AAAGCCAGTGCTTCCAACCAGCTGATTCAGCATATGGTCCAACATTCCCAGCCTCAGCCTGTGGCCCAGCATCAGCAGCCCTCAGCCAGCAGGAGGTCCCACCGCACCCTCCCCAAAGACCAAACCCAGCTCCTGTCACTGCAGCACGATCACAGACACAGGGACAGAGAGCGGCACAGGCAGAAAGAAAGCCCAGTGGCTGCTGTCCAGAGGCTGCCAGCGAATGGTGGGAATACAGCAGCTACTGTTTCTGCTTCTGCCATCACTGCCTCACCCTGCCGATCGGCCAGCAGCCAGCGCTCAGCG ATTGACCTTCAAGAATCAAACCTCACCAGGCTGCTTTTAGCTGCTGGTCTGCCTGACCAAGTGCACTCCAGGCTAGGCTCAGGAAGCAGCTCTAGTCCATGTACCCCAGCCATGCAGAGAGCTCACTTAAACCAG AAAAACGACCTTCGCTCGAGTCGTGAAGCCCCTCACAGCAGCTCCATGTCAGACATGGCATTAACCCCCCTCTCCCCATTATCTCCTGTGTCCTTGACTGACAGTGTCTTCTTTAAGTCAGCAGAGACTCCACCTAAA GTCCCAGAGCGCACTACCTCCAAGTTTTACTGTAGAGAACTGGTGATGGGGCACAAAAGGGCTGCATCAAG tggcagctcagcagTGGTGACGGATAAAAGTGGAAGGTCTGTTCCCCATAGAGTCACTTCTCCAAACATCAACCCCTCAG gCTACTACAGGCTGGAAAGTCCCATCCTCTCTCGCCATCTACAGCAACAAAAGGCATCAGAAAAAAACCCCAGCAAATACACAGag TCCATACAAGCATTGAAACCTGTGCAAAGTCGATACCACAAGTCCACTGAATACTCGTCTTCCAGTGATGAGGTGGGCAGCAGCGATGAGGATGAAAGAAACAG GTCTGGCCTTTCGAATGGACAAAGAAAGTACTTCAGAGGAATACCTAATGGGATTGTGCTGCAGCCACATCATAACCTCAGCCAG ACTACTCGGTTTGGTTCCAATGATACCTACTTGCTGCCAGACCTTCTTCAGAAAACCCCTCTCCCCAGTTCAGCCCATAATGCACTAGGACAACAGCAGCGAAGCCAAGAATTCAATCAGATGAGATTACACACAAGTCCAGGATCCCCCATGCACCAGGAATTACAT GCTGTCGGCAGTCCCTCTGGCAGCAGCACCTCCTCGTCGTCCTCCTTCTTGTCTTTCATTGATCCAAGACTGATCTCCATATCCACTCCACCTCAGAGCCCCA CGGGCTGTAGAGGTGATCCAATCAGGCAGGAGCATCACAGGAAGGGTTCTGTGGTTAACGTGAACCCGACCAATATCCGACCACAGAGCGACGCTCCAGAAATCCGCAAGTACAAGAAGAAGTTCACTGCTGAGGTTCTGTGTGCAGGACTCTGGG GCGTGAATTTGTTGGTTGGGACAGAAAATGGCCTGTGGCTGCTAGATCGAAGTGGTCAGGGAAAAGTGTATTCCCTCATCAGTCGGAGAAGGTTTCAACAGATGGAAGTTTTGGAAGGTCTCAATGTACTCATCACTATATCAG GCAAAAAGAACAAACTACGCTTGTACTACCTGTCCTGGTTAAGGAATAAAATCCTTCACAATGACCCGGAGGTTGAAAAGAGACAGGGTTGGACCTCAGTGGGTGACTTAGAGGGATGTGTTCACTATAAAGTGG tccGTTACGAAAAGATCAAGTTCCTGGTGATTGCGTTAAAGAATGCTGTGGAGGTGTTCGCCTGGGCCCCAAAGCCCTACCACAAATTCATGGCATTCAAG TCCTTTAGGTCTCTCCCTCAAAAGCCACTGTCTGTTGACCTGACTGTGGAGGAAGGTCAGAGGTTGAAGGTCATCTACGGTTCCTTGTCTGGATTCCACGCCATCGATGTGGACTCTGGGACGCCATTTGACCTCTACCTGCCTACCCAT ATCCAGGGTTCCATTCGCCCCCATGCCATCATCATTTTGCCAAACAAAGCTGGGACCGAGGTTCTAGTCTGCTATGAGGATGAAGGCGTTTACATCGACACATATGGACGCATCACCAAGGATACGGTGCTGCAGTGGGGGGAGATGCCTGCATCTGTTg CGTACCTTCAGTCCAACCAGGTGATGGGTTGGGGTGAGAAGGCCATAGAGCTGAGGTCAGCAAACACTGGGAACCTGGAAGGAGTTTTCATGCACAAAAAGGCACAGAAACTCAAGTTCCTGTGTGAGAGGAATGACAAA ataTTCTTTGCGTCTGTGCAGTCGGGTGGGAGCAGTCAGATATACTTCATGACTCTGGGCCAGAACTCCTTGTTCAACTGGTAG
- the LOC114470866 gene encoding mitogen-activated protein kinase kinase kinase kinase 4 isoform X4 yields MSKENTTRSLDSIDLGALRDPAGIFELVEVVGNGTYGQVYKGRHVKTGQLAAIKVMEVTEEEEEEIKLEINMLKSYSHHRNIATYYGAFIRKGPAGQDHQLWLVMEYCGAGSVTDLVKKTKGNCLKEDWIAYICREVLRGLSHLHSHHVIHRDIKGQNVLLTENAEVKLVDFGVSAQLDKTIGRRNTFIGTPYWMAPEVIACDENPEATYDYRSDLWSLGITALEMAEGAPPLCDMHPMRALFLIPRNPPPKLKSKKWSKRFLSFVDSCLIKNHLHRPLTDVLLRHAFIRDLVNERQVRIMLKDHLDRTRKKREKGPEYEYSGSEEEDDEVPDEEGEPSSIVNVPGEWTLRREFLRLQTEDREGCREGRGGGGGQIKQQQQQRQQLAEQERYKQQLLADRHKRIQQQQEQRQKFEDQQRQHMADSAFQWAELQEIVLGEESELHDNSILLDERNRRGDRKQQEQTGRQQIVSLRPQDSTAVQKASASNQLIQHMVQHSQPQPVAQHQQPSASRRSHRTLPKDQTQLLSLQHDHRHRDRERHRQKESPVAAVQRLPANGGNTAATVSASAITASPCRSASSQRSAIDLQESNLTRLLLAAGLPDQVHSRLGSGSSSSPCTPAMQRAHLNQKNDLRSSREAPHSSSMSDMALTPLSPLSPVSLTDSVFFKSAETPPKVPERTTSKFYCRELVMGHKRAASSGSSAVVTDKSGRSVPHRVTSPNINPSGYYRLESPILSRHLQQQKASEKNPSKYTESIQALKPVQSRYHKSTEYSSSSDEVGSSDEDERNRSGLSNGQRKYFRGIPNGIVLQPHHNLSQTTRFGSNDTYLLPDLLQKTPLPSSAHNALGQQQRSQEFNQMRLHTSPGSPMHQELHAVGSPSGSSTSSSSSFLSFIDPRLISISTPPQSPTGCRGDPIRQEHHRKGSVVNVNPTNIRPQSDAPEIRKYKKKFTAEVLCAGLWGVNLLVGTENGLWLLDRSGQGKVYSLISRRRFQQMEVLEGLNVLITISGKKNKLRLYYLSWLRNKILHNDPEVEKRQGWTSVGDLEGCVHYKVVRYEKIKFLVIALKNAVEVFAWAPKPYHKFMAFKSFRSLPQKPLSVDLTVEEGQRLKVIYGSLSGFHAIDVDSGTPFDLYLPTHIQGSIRPHAIIILPNKAGTEVLVCYEDEGVYIDTYGRITKDTVLQWGEMPASVAYLQSNQVMGWGEKAIELRSANTGNLEGVFMHKKAQKLKFLCERNDKIFFASVQSGGSSQIYFMTLGQNSLFNW; encoded by the exons gaggaggaagaagagataaAGCTGGAGATTAACATGTTGAAAAGTTATTCCCACCACAGAAACATTGCTACTTATTATGGTGCTTTTATTAGGAAGGGCCCTGCAGGACAGGACCATCAGCTCTGG TTAGTGATGGAGTACTGTGGAGCCGGCTCAGTCACAGACTTAGTGAAAAAGACTAAAGGAAACTGTTTAAAAGAAGACTGGATTGCCTACATTTGCAGAGAGGTGCTGAGG GGTCTTTCCCATCTTCACTCCCATCATGTGATCCACAGAGATATCAAGGGACAAAACGTTTTGCTTACTGAGAATGCTGAAGTCAAACTGG TTGACTTTGGAGTGTCAGCACAACTGGATAAGACGATTGGTCGCAGGAACACTTTCATCGGTACTCCCTATTGGATGGCTCCAGAAGTCATAGCATGTGACGAAAACCCTGAAGCCACATATGACTACAGG AGCGACCTGTGGTCTTTAGGCATCACAGCTTTAGAGATGGCTGAAGGAGCGCCTC CGTTGTGTGACATGCATCCAATGAGAGCATTGTTTCTCATCCCACGGAATCCTCCACCGAAGCTTAAATCAAAGAAATG gtCAAAGCGGTTCTTGTCGTTTGTGGATAGCTGTTTAATTAAGAACCATTTACATCGACCCCTAACTGATGTCTTGCTGAGACATGCCTTCATTAGAGACCTGGTTAATGAGAGACAAGTTCGGATCATGCTAAAAGATCATCTGGATAGGACACGGAAGAAGCGAGAGAAAG GACCAGAGTATGAGTACAGTGGcagtgaggaagaggatgatgaAGTCCCAGATGAAGAAGGGGAACCGAG CTCCATTGTGAATGTTCCTGGTGAATGGACGTTAAGGCGGGAGTTTCTTCGCCTACAGACAGAGGATCGTGAAGGATGCAGAGAGGGTCGCGGAGGAGGTGGTGGTCAAATAAAACAGCAG cagcagcagaggcagCAGTTAGCAGAGCAGGAGCGCTACAAGCAGCAGCTGCTAGCCGACAGACACAAGAGAATCCAACAGCAACAAGAGCAACGGCAAAAGTTTGAGGAT CAACAGAGACAGCATATGGCAGACTCTGCCTTCcagtgggcggagcttcagGAGATTGTCCTTGGGGAGGAGTCTGAGCTCCATGACAACAGCATACTATTAGATGAGAGAAACAGGAGAGGTGACAGGAAACAG CAGGAGCAGACAGGCCGACAGCAGATTGTGTCATTGAGGCCTCAGGACTCCACAGCTGTGCAG AAAGCCAGTGCTTCCAACCAGCTGATTCAGCATATGGTCCAACATTCCCAGCCTCAGCCTGTGGCCCAGCATCAGCAGCCCTCAGCCAGCAGGAGGTCCCACCGCACCCTCCCCAAAGACCAAACCCAGCTCCTGTCACTGCAGCACGATCACAGACACAGGGACAGAGAGCGGCACAGGCAGAAAGAAAGCCCAGTGGCTGCTGTCCAGAGGCTGCCAGCGAATGGTGGGAATACAGCAGCTACTGTTTCTGCTTCTGCCATCACTGCCTCACCCTGCCGATCGGCCAGCAGCCAGCGCTCAGCG ATTGACCTTCAAGAATCAAACCTCACCAGGCTGCTTTTAGCTGCTGGTCTGCCTGACCAAGTGCACTCCAGGCTAGGCTCAGGAAGCAGCTCTAGTCCATGTACCCCAGCCATGCAGAGAGCTCACTTAAACCAG AAAAACGACCTTCGCTCGAGTCGTGAAGCCCCTCACAGCAGCTCCATGTCAGACATGGCATTAACCCCCCTCTCCCCATTATCTCCTGTGTCCTTGACTGACAGTGTCTTCTTTAAGTCAGCAGAGACTCCACCTAAA GTCCCAGAGCGCACTACCTCCAAGTTTTACTGTAGAGAACTGGTGATGGGGCACAAAAGGGCTGCATCAAG tggcagctcagcagTGGTGACGGATAAAAGTGGAAGGTCTGTTCCCCATAGAGTCACTTCTCCAAACATCAACCCCTCAG gCTACTACAGGCTGGAAAGTCCCATCCTCTCTCGCCATCTACAGCAACAAAAGGCATCAGAAAAAAACCCCAGCAAATACACAGag TCCATACAAGCATTGAAACCTGTGCAAAGTCGATACCACAAGTCCACTGAATACTCGTCTTCCAGTGATGAGGTGGGCAGCAGCGATGAGGATGAAAGAAACAG GTCTGGCCTTTCGAATGGACAAAGAAAGTACTTCAGAGGAATACCTAATGGGATTGTGCTGCAGCCACATCATAACCTCAGCCAG ACTACTCGGTTTGGTTCCAATGATACCTACTTGCTGCCAGACCTTCTTCAGAAAACCCCTCTCCCCAGTTCAGCCCATAATGCACTAGGACAACAGCAGCGAAGCCAAGAATTCAATCAGATGAGATTACACACAAGTCCAGGATCCCCCATGCACCAGGAATTACAT GCTGTCGGCAGTCCCTCTGGCAGCAGCACCTCCTCGTCGTCCTCCTTCTTGTCTTTCATTGATCCAAGACTGATCTCCATATCCACTCCACCTCAGAGCCCCA CGGGCTGTAGAGGTGATCCAATCAGGCAGGAGCATCACAGGAAGGGTTCTGTGGTTAACGTGAACCCGACCAATATCCGACCACAGAGCGACGCTCCAGAAATCCGCAAGTACAAGAAGAAGTTCACTGCTGAGGTTCTGTGTGCAGGACTCTGGG GCGTGAATTTGTTGGTTGGGACAGAAAATGGCCTGTGGCTGCTAGATCGAAGTGGTCAGGGAAAAGTGTATTCCCTCATCAGTCGGAGAAGGTTTCAACAGATGGAAGTTTTGGAAGGTCTCAATGTACTCATCACTATATCAG GCAAAAAGAACAAACTACGCTTGTACTACCTGTCCTGGTTAAGGAATAAAATCCTTCACAATGACCCGGAGGTTGAAAAGAGACAGGGTTGGACCTCAGTGGGTGACTTAGAGGGATGTGTTCACTATAAAGTGG tccGTTACGAAAAGATCAAGTTCCTGGTGATTGCGTTAAAGAATGCTGTGGAGGTGTTCGCCTGGGCCCCAAAGCCCTACCACAAATTCATGGCATTCAAG TCCTTTAGGTCTCTCCCTCAAAAGCCACTGTCTGTTGACCTGACTGTGGAGGAAGGTCAGAGGTTGAAGGTCATCTACGGTTCCTTGTCTGGATTCCACGCCATCGATGTGGACTCTGGGACGCCATTTGACCTCTACCTGCCTACCCAT ATCCAGGGTTCCATTCGCCCCCATGCCATCATCATTTTGCCAAACAAAGCTGGGACCGAGGTTCTAGTCTGCTATGAGGATGAAGGCGTTTACATCGACACATATGGACGCATCACCAAGGATACGGTGCTGCAGTGGGGGGAGATGCCTGCATCTGTTg CGTACCTTCAGTCCAACCAGGTGATGGGTTGGGGTGAGAAGGCCATAGAGCTGAGGTCAGCAAACACTGGGAACCTGGAAGGAGTTTTCATGCACAAAAAGGCACAGAAACTCAAGTTCCTGTGTGAGAGGAATGACAAA ataTTCTTTGCGTCTGTGCAGTCGGGTGGGAGCAGTCAGATATACTTCATGACTCTGGGCCAGAACTCCTTGTTCAACTGGTAG